DNA sequence from the Hyalangium ruber genome:
CCAGAAGCCCTCGATCTTCTTGCGGCGAAAGATGAGTTCTTTCGGGTGGATACGGGACTCCTGCTCGGACAGCCCGCCATAGACAACCACCGTGCCGCCGTCGACCAGCGCCTGGGCCAGCTGGCCCGTCATCGGCCCGGCCACCGCGTCGAAGGCCAGCGTCACCCCCAACTCGTGGCATTTGATGCGCAGGCGCTCCTCGAACTCGGGCTCGCTGCTGTTCACCACGTGCTCGGCGCCCAGCTTGCGCAGCAGCGCCTCCTGCTCCGCGCGGCGAACGATGTTCACCAGTGGAAGGTTTTCCTTGAGTGACAATTTCAACACCATGCGCCCCAGCGCGCTCGCCGCCGCGCTCTGCGCCAGCGCCAGGTGCTTGCCCCGGCGCGCCAGGTCCATCATCGCCCAGGCCGAGAACGGGTTGATGAACATGCTCGAGCCCTGCTCATCGCTGATGCGCGGCAGGAGTGGCAGGCATTGCATGGCCGGCACCACCACGTACTCGGCCCACATGCCGTCCATGTTCGGCGTGGGGATGCACCCCACCCTCCGGCCCACCAGCAGCCGCCCCGCGACGCTCCCCGCCGCCACCACCGTGCCGCTGCCCTCGAAGCCCGGCACCGTGGGCAGCGAGCGCTTCACCCCGTACAGTCCACGAACGAACATCAGGTCCGCGGGGTTGATGGGGGCCGCGGAGACGCGCACCAGCACCTGGCCCGCCGCGGGCTTGGGCACGGGCATCTCCGTGACCTGCAAGGACTCCGGCCGGCCGTCATAGGCCGTGAGGCACAGCGCGCGCATCGTCTCGGGCAGGGCGGAGTTCATCATCCACAGACCTTTTTATTCGCCCGCGCGTTGCCACGGGAACCTTTCTCTCTCCCGCCGCGTCGGAGTGCCCGATGTCCGCCACAGTCCTGCAGCTGCACCACCGTGAAGCCTTCGAGCGGAATGTGAGCCGCGCGCTCGCCGCCGGAGCCGGCGCCGGCCTGCTGCACCTGGGCGCCAGCGCGGTGGGACTGCCCCTGCCCCTGGCCTACCTGGTCATCGCCGGCACGGTGCTGGCCGTGTCCCAGGGGGACAAGTGGGACCGGCTGCTGCTGTCGGGCCTGGGGGTGCTGCTGCCCGCCCTGCCCTACGCGCTGGGCATGGCGCCCGCGTGGACGGCGGGCCTGAGCGCGGGGGCGGCCGGAGCCCTGCTGGTGCGCGCGCACCTCAACGAGCGCGGCGAGGAGGGGCAGGTGGGCGAGCGGCGCCCCACCCTCGTCAACTACGTGCTCGGCGCGGGCCTGTGCGCCGCGCTCACCCTGGGAGGCGTGGAGGTGTCCCACGTCCTCGTGGCGCGGCTGGCCGACTGGGCCACCCCGGTGCTGCTGGCGGCGGGGCTGGCCGGTGCCATCGTCGGCCTCTTCGTGGGGCTCAGCTCCGTGGCGGCGCACCTGGCGCTCGCCTCGGATCCGGTGGAGGCGCGCTGCGAGGAGCTGCTGCCCCAGCTCTCGGGGGACTTCCACACCCTGGCGCAGCGCGCGCTGACGATCTACCGGCAGTGCGGCCAGTCGCTGGCGCAGCTTCCGCGAGAGCCCGCCCGCGAGGAGCTGGCACGGACGCTGTCGCGAATGACGCGGGACGCCGTGGAGCTGGCCTCGGAGTGGGCGGGCGTGGAGGCCCAGCTCGAGGAGCGCGCGCAGTCGGAGCTCCAGGCCGAGCGCGAGGAGCTGCTCCGGGCCGCGCACGCGAGCACGGACGCGGTGGCGCGCCGGCAGCTCGAGTCCGCCGCCGCCTCGCTGGCCGAGGAGGTGGAGCGGCTGGGAGAGCTCAAGCAGCGCCGGGAGCGGATCCTCGCCCGGCTGCGCGCTCAGGTGGCGCAACTGGACCGGGCCCGCGTGGCGCTCCTGTCGCTGCGCAGCGGGCAGGCCCAACTGAAGGCCGCGGAGCTGTCGGCGCTGTCCCGCCGCTTCCGGGCCCTCTCCAGCGCCCAGATGGAGGAAGGGCAGGTGATGGACGCGGTGGCCGCGCAGGCGACGCTCGCCCAGACCGAGGCCATGCCCCCCATCGCTCCCATCGCCGAGAGCTCCGAGGCACCGCCTCCGGCCGTGCGCCAGCGGGAGTCCTGACAGCCCTGTCACACCCAGGCGAGGCAGGCCGCCCGCCTCCCTCTCTGGGAGCCGAGCCCCCGGTCGTGACACCGCCGCCACGGGTTTGGCACCAGGCGCTTGCTCTCCTGGCAGAGAGTGGGTCAGAGGGATCCGTTACATCTTCCAGTCATGAGCCTTCCTCTGCCCCGCGCTGCAGGCCCCCTACCCGCCTGGCTCTGGAGTGGAGACGAGCCGCGAATCGTCTCCGTCTTCCAGCCGATCGTGGATCTGCGCAGTGGAGCAGCCATCGGATACGAGGTGCTCTCCCGGGGCCTGGGGCCGGCGCAGGTTCCTCCCCAGGTGCTCTTCGGTCGGGCGCGGGTGGAGGGCGTCACCTGGGAGCTGGAGCGAGCGTGCTGGACGGCGGCGCTCCGACGCATCTCCACGCTGCCGGCGACGGACCGAACCGTCCCCTTCTTCTTCAACGTGGGTCCAGACGTGTTGAGCGATCCACGCTTCCAGGATGGCTCCACGCTGGAGCTGCTGGCGCGCCACGGCATCCACCCGCGCGAGCTCGTGCTGGAGATCACCGAGACGAGCGTCATCGACGACTCGGAGCAACTGCAGCGGCTCTCACGGGAGCTGCGGGAGCACGGCTTCGGCGTCGCGCTGGATGACTTCGGCGCGGGGCACTCGGGGCTGGTGACGCTGGTCCACAGCGAGCCGCAGTTCATCAAGCTGGACCAGGCGCTGGTGCGGGGCATCCACCAGCATCGCTACCGCCAGCACCTGGTGAAGGCGCTGGTCGATTTCGCCGCGAGTGTGAGCGCCACGTTGATCGCCGAGGGCATCGAGACGTGGGAAGAGCTGAACGTGCTCATGACCCTGGGCATCCGCTACGTGCAGGGCTTCCTGGTGGCACGGCCTGCCCTGACGCCGCCGCGTCCCTCGGAAGAGTTCGACGCGCGCCGCCGCGAGGCCCTGCGCACCCTGCTCCCCATCTCGCCCTGACCCCTCAATGCCGGCTAACCTCCGGCCACCTCCCATCCCGGGAGTGGAACCCATCCCCTATGACTCCATTTAGAACGGTTCGTTCCGTACGGGCTGCCTTGT
Encoded proteins:
- a CDS encoding zinc-binding dehydrogenase translates to MMNSALPETMRALCLTAYDGRPESLQVTEMPVPKPAAGQVLVRVSAAPINPADLMFVRGLYGVKRSLPTVPGFEGSGTVVAAGSVAGRLLVGRRVGCIPTPNMDGMWAEYVVVPAMQCLPLLPRISDEQGSSMFINPFSAWAMMDLARRGKHLALAQSAAASALGRMVLKLSLKENLPLVNIVRRAEQEALLRKLGAEHVVNSSEPEFEERLRIKCHELGVTLAFDAVAGPMTGQLAQALVDGGTVVVYGGLSEQESRIHPKELIFRRKKIEGFWVSDFFSKGFNRDQLRALVGVATMVGKDLETPIRAKLPLESAAEALRIAASDMTAGKVLFTPNASTDAR
- a CDS encoding EAL domain-containing protein, with protein sequence MSLPLPRAAGPLPAWLWSGDEPRIVSVFQPIVDLRSGAAIGYEVLSRGLGPAQVPPQVLFGRARVEGVTWELERACWTAALRRISTLPATDRTVPFFFNVGPDVLSDPRFQDGSTLELLARHGIHPRELVLEITETSVIDDSEQLQRLSRELREHGFGVALDDFGAGHSGLVTLVHSEPQFIKLDQALVRGIHQHRYRQHLVKALVDFAASVSATLIAEGIETWEELNVLMTLGIRYVQGFLVARPALTPPRPSEEFDARRREALRTLLPISP